A genomic window from Ischnura elegans chromosome 10, ioIscEleg1.1, whole genome shotgun sequence includes:
- the LOC124166421 gene encoding elongation of very long chain fatty acids protein-like — protein sequence MAAALIRSYRELMEKADDRVEDWFLMSSPLPLACIISIYIWFVKYAGPKWMENKEPYDLRWFLQFYNVFQVASLVWWYFFLKLTELTDTVTFALRKKKSHVSNLHVLHHSVMPMSAWAAAKFVPGGHTTFVGVLNTGVHVVMYSYYFLSTLGPEVQKQLFWKRHVTSLQMYHFLVIMLHSIQLLMRSDCNYPKPYASWIVFQSIMFYVLFNEFYKQQYGKTVGLNGALRKKVGVPFILTTRKIKSASPPSGEAQQVVEGLGSRALSLEKTPCLAIYGALGMEDQTIVKINPRTTNFSAVGREGDFLPLSCVSGKIDCPLCVVKTKTGRYLAER from the exons ATGGCCGCTGCCTTAATTCGGAGCTATCGTGAGCTGATGGAGAAGGCTG ATGATAGAGTTGAAGACTGGTTTTTAATGAGCAGTCCTCTACCGCTAGCCTGTATTATTTCCATCTATATTTGGTTCGTCAAGTATGCCGGGCCAAAATGGATGGAGAACAAGGAGCCATATGACCTAAGATGGTTTCTCCAGTTCTACAACGTTTTCCAA GTGGCCTCTTTAGTTTGGTGGTACTTCTTCCTTAAGTTGACGGAATTAACAGACACG GTAACCTTCGCTCTGAGGAAGAAAAAGAGCCACGTGAGTAACCTGCATGTTCTCCACCACAGCGTAATGCCGATGAGTGCGTGGGCTGCAGCCAAGTTCGTTCCTG GTGGTCATACAACTTTCGTTGGAGTTTTGAACACTGGAGTCCACGTCGTTATGTATTCCTACTACTTCCTGTCCACTTTAGGGCCGGAGGTTCAGAAACAACTCTTCTGGAAGAGGCATGTCACATCGCTGCAAATG TACCACTTCCTCGTCATTATGCTGCACTCAATTCAGCTGCTGATGCGCAGTGACTGTAATTACCCCAAGCCTTATGCTTCTTGGATAGTCTTTCAAAGCATCATGTTCTATGTATTGTTCAATGAATTCTACAAGCAGCAGTACGGGAAGACTGTGGGCCTCAATGGTGCGCTCCGGAAAAAAGTG ggtgtcccatttatcttgaccacccgaa AAATAAAAAGTGCGAGCCCACCTTCTGGAGAGGCCCAGCAAGTCGTGGAAGGTTTGGGATCGCGTGCTCTGTCGCTGGAAAAGACGCCTTGTCTCGCCATTTACGGCGCGTTGGGCATGGAAGATCAAACCATCGTCAAAATCAACCCGAGGACGACCAATTTCTCAGCTGTCGGCCGCGAAGGTGATTTCCTTCCACTTTCCTGTGTCTCAGGGAAAATTGACTGCCCTCTTTGTGTGGTGAAGACGAAGACCGGTAGATATTTAGCCGAGCGGTGA